In Triticum aestivum cultivar Chinese Spring chromosome 5B, IWGSC CS RefSeq v2.1, whole genome shotgun sequence, the following proteins share a genomic window:
- the LOC123114512 gene encoding protein MIZU-KUSSEI 1-like, giving the protein MGFASRPNKVDGPPSRTSSVASSGTTPAPSTSASARTSSISSDDANNGARPGQSPARGAPGHTLEAPSRKNRPGRSPSRPLQLFQKLRRALPILAPRCGRTPAGSSSGTADSHLMSRHVASGGGRRPCRRVTGTLFGRRKGRVALALQETPRSLPSLVVELALQTHALLRELGNPAGARIVLETERRRGGEGPKRAPPLLDEAAWTMFCNGRKTGYAVRREATDYDLTVMETLRAVSMGAGVLPVPAGGGAGGGGSGSAPDDEVAYMRGCFEHLVGSWDSESLYMVTPQGGGTGPELAVFFVRL; this is encoded by the coding sequence ATGGGCTTCGCGAGCCGCCCTAATAAGGTCGACGGCCCGCCGAGCCGGACCAGCAGCGTGGCCTCCTCCGGCACCACGCCCGCGCCCAGCACCAGCGCCAGCGCCCGAACCTCCTCCATCTCCAGCGATGACGCCAATAACGGCGCACGCCCAGGACAGTCCCCGGCGCGCGGCGCCCCGGGCCACACGCTGGAGGCGCCGTCGCGGAAGAACCGGCCCGGACGTAGCCCCTCCCGGCCGCTGCAGCTGTTCCAGAAGCTTCGCCGCGCGCTCCCCATCCTGGCGCCCCGGTGCGGGAGGACGCCGGCGGGCTCCTCCTCGGGCACCGCCGACTCGCACCTCATGTCGCGGCACGTCGCgtcgggcggcgggaggcggccgtGCCGGCGCGTCACGGGCACGCTGTTCGGCCGCCGCAAGGGCCGCGTCGCGCTGGCGCTGCAGGAGACGCCCCGGAGCCTGCCCAGCCTGGTGGTGGAGCTGGCGCTCCAGACGCACGCGCTGCTCCGCGAGCTCGGCAACCCCGCCGGCGCGCGCATCGTGCTGGAGACCGAGCGCCGCCGCGGCGGCGAGGGGCCTAAGCGCGCGCCGCCGCTGCTGGACGAGGCTGCGTGGACCATGTTCTGCAACGGGAGGAAGACCGGGTACGCGGTGCGGCGGGAGGCGACGGACTACGACCTGACGGTGATGGAGACGCTGCGGGCGGTGTCCATGGGCGCCGGCGTGCTCCCGGTCCCGGCTGGAGGTGGAGCTGGGGGTGGGGGCTCGGGGTCGGCGCCGGACGACGAGGTGGCGTACATGCGCGGCTGCTTCGAGCACTTGGTGGGGTCGTGGGACTCGGAGTCGCTCTACATGGTGACGCCCCAGGGCGGCGGCACCGGCCcggagctcgccgtcttcttcGTCAGGCTCTGA
- the LOC123114513 gene encoding aquaporin PIP2-2 encodes MVPNGDNNNTAKDYRDPPPAPLINAGELGKWSLWRAVIAEFTATLLFVYVTVATVIGHKRQTDGTVGCGGAGILGIAWAFGGMIFVLVYCTAGVSGGHINPAVTFGLLLARKVSLVRALLYMVAQCLGAMCGAGLVRAVHGAQYARHGGGANELAPGYSKGAGLAAEIVGTFVLVYTVFAATDPKRKARDSHVPVLAPLPIGFAVLIVHLATIPITGTGINPARSLGPAVVYNNKKAWDDQWIFWVGPFVGAAMAMVYHQYIIRGGAGKAFASFRHNYISTA; translated from the coding sequence ATGGTGCCCAACGGCGACAACAACAACACCGCCAAGGACTACCGTGACCCTCCTCCGGCGCCGCTCATCAACGCCGGAGAGCTGGGCAAGTGGTCGCTCTGGCGCGCCGTCATCGCCGAGTTCACCGCCACGCTCCTCTTCGTCTACGTCACCGTCGCCACCGTCATCGGCCACAAGCGCCAGACGGACGGCACAGTCGGGTGCGGCGGCGCGGGCATCCTCGGCATCGCCTGGGCCTTCGGCGGCATGATCTTCGTCCTCGTCTACTGCACCGCCGGCGTCTCCGGCGGCCACATCAACCCTGCGGTGACGTTCGGGCTGCTGCTCGCGCGCAAGGTCTCCCTCGTGCGCGCGCTGCTCTACATGGTCGCCCAGTGCCTCGGCGCCATGTGCGGGGCCGGCCTCGTCAGGGCCGTGCACGGCGCCCAGTACGCGCGCCACGGCGGCGGCGCCAACGAGCTCGCGCCGGGATACTCCAAGGGCGCCGGGCTGGCCGCCGAGATCGTGGGCACCTTCGTGCTCGTGTACACCGTCTTCGCCGCCACCGACCCGAAGCGCAAGGCGAGGGACTCCCACGTGCCCGTGCTGGCGCCGCTGCCCATCGGGTTCGCCGTGCTCATCGTGCACCTCGCCACCATCCCCATCACCGGCACCGGCATCAACCCGGCCAGGAGCCTCGGGCCCGCCGTGGTGTACAACAACAAGAAGGCGTGGGACGACCAGTGGATCTTCTGGGTGGGGCCTTTCGTCGGCGCCGCGATGGCCATGGTGTACCACCAGTACATCATCAGGGGCGGGGCCGGCAAGGCCTTCGCCTCCTTCCGCCACAACTACATCTCTACCGCCTAA